Genomic DNA from Marinitoga litoralis:
GCATATTTATAACACATATTTAGCAACAACAAATAAATATGTGATAGAATTGCAGTATTGATCTTGGAAAAATAGTTAAAATTGGAACTTTTAAAAATATTTATAGGATCCGATAAACAAAAGTATTAATTTCTGCTGTTCCTGAACCAGATCCTAAATTACAAAAGAAGAAAATTATTCCTAAAGGTGAGGTTCCAAATGCAGTAAATCCACCAAAAGGGTGTAGATTCCATCCAAGATGTCCATATGCAATGGACATATGTAAAGTTGAAGAACCACCAAAAATTAATTTAGATTCTCAACATGAAGTTAGTTGTCACTTATTCAATAAATAAAATGCTGTCTTTCGACAGCATTTCAGACTGTTGACAAACCCCCGCTTCTAGTAGTAAAATTAGACTAGAAGCGGGTTTTATTCATTTTGTTGGCATTTTTTAGAAAAGATGGAGGGA
This window encodes:
- a CDS encoding oligopeptide/dipeptide ABC transporter ATP-binding protein; this translates as MPKGEVPNAVNPPKGCRFHPRCPYAMDICKVEEPPKINLDSQHEVSCHLFNK